DNA from Paraburkholderia sp. BL10I2N1:
ACAGTCTCCGGCTAGAGGATGCCATCATGAACGAGGCAAAGACCAGGTCAGGCGCCATGGAGGGCCGCGGCGCGTACAACCGTCACGCGGGGTTACAGGCTGCAGGCGGGGCGCTCGCGTTGGACGCCTTGAAGCAGGCGGCTGAAAGCGTCGTGCTGGAGAGGTCGGACCAGCCGATCGTCATTGCTGAATACGGAGCGTCGCAGGGCAGAAATTCGCAACTTCCGATGCGCGTTGCGATTGCTGGGTTGCGTGCCAGGGTTGGCCCGGATCGCCCCGTTCTTGTCTATCACGAAGATCTGCCCATCAACGATTTCGGCTCGCTTTTCGAGGTGCTGGAGTCGGACCCGGACCGATATGTCCGCGACGACCCGCACGTGTAACCCTGTGCGATCGGCCGGTCGTTTTACGAGAGCGTGCTTCCGCCGGCCTACGTGCATCTCGGATGGAGCGCGTACGCCGCGATGTGGTTAAGCCGCCTCCCTACGCCGGTCGCCGACCATATCTACGTGCCCTGCATGAAGGGCGCCGCGAGCGCTGCGTTTCGCGAACAGGGAAAAAAAGACTGGCAGAAGTTCCTGTCGTTGCGCGCCGCCGAGTTGCGGCCAGGCGGGCGTCTCGTCGTTGTGCTCCCAGGAGCGGACGACGATGGGCGCACGGGATTTGAACCGCTCATGAACGACGCGGACGATGTGTTGACACAGATGGCAGACGAGGGTGCCATCACAAAAGACGAACGGGAGCACATGGTGCTGGCGACGTTCGGTCGCCCGTTGCGCGAACTGCTCACCGCATTCGCGACAGACGGCCGGTTTTGCGCGCTATACGTCGAGCATTGCGAGCGGCGTCCCTTGCCCGACGCCGTGTGGGACGATTTTCTGCAAGACGGGGACGGCGGGCGGATGGTGAGCCGATATGCTGCGTTTTACCGCTCCACGTTTGTGCCGTCGTTGTTCCTCGCGCTAGCGCAACCGGACGAAGCGCAAAGGAAAGCTGAACTGAGCGACCGGTTCGAGCACCTGCTGAAGGAACGGCTTGAAGCTCGCATGGAGCCAATCCGTTCGCAGGTCCAGATGCTCGTCTTCGCGCGCGATCACCACCCGAAGGTTTGCTCGTAACGCCGGATTCCCCAGCGTACGCGATGGTCCGGCGCCTTCTGACTCGTCGGCCTGCGTTCGCACAGAGCTTGCGTCAATACGGTCCTCGCCGCACTGCGGCCGCTTGGGATCGTGCGCAAAGACGGTTGCGCATGACGCGTCTGACTCAACACGGCCAACTACGGTCAGTGGCTCACACCTCGACTCGGACGGCCGAGCGTCACCTGCTTGCTTCAAAGCCGCCATAGAGATGGAGCTTGGCATAACGCCGGACTGGGGCGGGTAGTGCCCTTGCTGTGAGCACAGACTGGGTCTCCCTTCGGGTGACACGGAACCCGTCCGGCGCGCGGGCGGCTACCGGCTACCAGTGCAGTTGATCCTCTTCGCGCTGGCAAGCGCGCAGCTTGTCCAGTTGCTTGCTGGTCAAAACAGCTTTGATCCGGTTGTGAGCGTCGACGGACGAATTGATCATCTGTTGCCGCAGCGCGCCGAGCGCCTTGTACGCATCATCGATGGCGGCGGTATCGCGCTTAGGTGCTTGGTAGAGATCGCGCAGCCTAGCCTGCTGGTCCATGATGTTGCCCATGAGCGCCCAATGTGTCTTGCGCGTTTCATCCTGGATATGGTTGACCTTGACGCGCTGATCGTCGCTCAGGCCGAGGCCCCCTGCCCGGTCGGCGGGGCCGTAACCGTAGCCGCCCATCATGCCGGGGCCGCCACCATAACCGCTCATCATGCCGGACCCGCCACCGTCGTAACCGTAGCCACCCATCATGCCGAGCCCCATGCCGTATTCCCACGGACCGCAATCGACCCTGCCCGCGTTATCGTTATCCGCCGGGGCCGCGAATGCCAGCGTGCTGGCCCCGGCGAGCACCGCAGCCAGCGCCAGGGCGACCCATCCCCTCACGGTTTTTTCGACAGGCATGACAACCTCCTTTACGTATGGGATCGATGTCGCTCGCGCAAATGCAAGAGCAAAGTTCAAACGGTCAATCTAGGGACTCTCACGGGATTTCCATTGACCCAAGTCAATGACCGATGAACTGCCGGAGAACGAGCATCTGATGCTCGTTCTCCGGCCATTTCCGCCGGTCGCACCTTGGTTCGCACCTCAATTGAATAGGTGCTTCACGGAACCGTTGGCCGACTGGCGCTATCGCCCAACTACGGCCAGTGGCTCACACCTCGACTCGGACGTCGCCTGCGTCCTCCAGAGCCGCCATAGAGATGGAGCTAGGTCCAACGCCCGGATCGGGTCGCTTGCTGCCCCCTGGTCTTGTCCAGTTCCCCCGTCAGTCGGGCCAGTCTCAGCGATTCGGTAATTGCAGTTTCACGGCGTGGTCACGGTCCTCACGAATTCTGTCTCACTGCAGCCGCGGCCCGTACCTCGGCGCCGACCAATTCGTCGATCACAGTTGACATGACCAGAAATACGACCTAAATTTAGGTCTAATGTCCCTGGAGCCCATTATGGAAAGCATCCTCGCCGATCAAAGCGTCAGCATCTCGGAGCTGAAGGCCAACCCGAGCGCCGTGATCGAGCAGGCGGAGGGTCAGCCCGTCGCGCTGCTCAACCACAACAAGCCCGTGGCCTACATCGTGCCGGCCGCTCGCTGGGAGAAGTTGCTGGACCTGCTCGACGACATCCAGCTGGCAAGGATCATCAAGGAGCGGGAGAACGAGCCCTCGGTAAAGGTGGACATCGATGCCCTATGACCTGCTCTTCAAGGAGAGTGCGGCCAAGGAATGGAAGAAGCTCGACGGCGATACAAAACAGCAGTTCGCCAAGAAGCTGAAGGAACGGCTTGAGAACCCGCGCGTCCAGCACGACGCGCTTCACGGCATGAAAGACTGCTACAAGATCAAGCTCCGCACGAAGGGCTATCGGCTCGTCTACAAGGTTGAAGATGAAATCGTCACCGTCCGAGTGATTGCCGTTGGCAGGCGCGACGGCGGTGAAGTCTATGACGAGGCAGAGAAACGCCAATGAGACTCGACCTTTTGCAGAACCTGCACCAGCCGGGCGAGCTCGACGAGACGGACATGAGTGAGGCCGCGGCAATCCTGGCCATGTCGCCGATCGAAAAGATCGAAGGGCTCGAAGATCTGTAAGGCAGGGAGATGGGTGACAGCCGCTGGGCCAACGCCGTCATCGACCGGATGCGCGAATGCGGCTTCACCGTTAATTACAAGCCCGCAAAGCGCAAGATGTGCAGGGAAACCGAATTCGTGACAACGGAGCTTGCCGCGCCGAACAGCGCCTATTGCATCATCAGCTGTTGCTGACAGTCAAAAGAACGATCCATTGTCCGCCATCAAATTCTCCTCTTCCTGTTGACGTCCAGTCAGGTCCTCTTGTTCGGAAGGTAGAAAGCAACCGTATCGCCATCGCTGGGCCGAAGGGCCGAAACGGCTCGGCGACGGCCGACGGTATCGGACAGCAGTCGGCCACAAACCGCCGTTCACATGCGTCGTCGGTCGGACGTTCAAGCGTCGGTTCCATGCCGTGAACGGCCATCCAATCGTAAAGGGCGAACGCTCGTTCACAGGCTAAAGCCGTCAAAGTCGGGGGATTTTTTGAGCAGGTTGTGTCGCAGCATACGCTTGCCCCGCCGAACCGCCTATCCTTTGCAGACGTATCGGACCTTGGTCCGATAGAACGAACACGTCCAGTGCGCTAATTTAGAAGTGGCGCCGTGCTTCAATCGAAATAAGTCCCGAATGGCCACCGGGGGAGTTCGTAATGAAACGTCATCCTCTCTTAACTGCACGGGCCGTTTCTCTTGCAACGCGGCACCGCTATCCCGTGTGGGCGGTATCAGCTGAGCATCGGGGCGAGGTTACGCGGCGGGCGTTGCCCACGCGACGCGCCCTGGTGGCCGTGGCTTCCGCGATGCTGCTCGGCGGCTGTGGCGGCGGTAATAACAATGCAACTACAACATCCGCACAACCGGTTTCGGTGCCGTTGCAGGCCGCTATTGCCAATCAGGTCGATAACGGCGACACCGCGAGCTTCTCCGTCTCTGGCACGATAGACAGCGTTCCTGTCACCGGATCGGGGACGCTGACGGACTCCGCACCGGTTGTGGCTACGTTTAATGATGCTGCTGTCCTTGAAACCATGGAAACCATCACCGACATCGTGCTGGAAAACGGTACGCCCATTACGGTTACAGAGACAAAAGAGATCTTCACCAATCCCGAGACGTCTGCTGAAGTCGGTCAGATCAATGATGACGGGTCGGTCGATGTCATCACTCAAATCGATCCCATTCCAATCTCTGCACCGGTGGGGAGTTCCGGTGTGCTTGGCGAAGGCATAGAGTACTCAAACTCGAGCGAACAGACGATGGTTGGCACTGTCGAGGAAACCTATACCGTGGAATCGGGTGCAGCAAGCTCTGGAGGGTCCAGTATGGGGAGCTCTGGAGGGTCCAACACCGGGAGCTCAGTGGGATTCAGCACTGCGAACTGTGATGTGGTGGACGTTGTGAAGGAAGTTAAGGACAAAAACAAGAACCAGATCAGGAAGTCGGACAAGAAAACCTGCGTCGACGATAAAGGAAACTCCAGGTTCGTGTCGGGGGAAGAGCACGAGCGCAACAACGGGCACGACGACGATTTCGACGAAAACGAACAATAGGCTGCGAATACAGCAGGGACAAACGATCCGCTAAGATGAATGGCCTTCCTGTCACCGGTTGCCCTTCAGGTTAAAGGACTGCTTCGGATCGGCTTCGGCCAACCGCATCGGGCAGTAGTCGGCCAAAGCTGCTGACGTTCGGTGTAGCACTCAGGCGGCCATTCAAGCGGCCGCTCCGCCCCTGTACGGACCTTCGTGCGCGGACCATGTCGATCGCGTCGTCGGCCGGCACGGCCGTTCGCGTTGGTTTCGATTGCGGGTTTCGGTAGCTTGCCGGCAACGTAAAAGCGAGCTGGGCCCATCGCACGATCAATATACCGCTGGCATGCCCGGTGGACGATGCTTGAAGCGTCGATGCACCCAGTAATACTGGGCTGGGAATTTCAGTATCTGGGTCTCGAGAAACGCATTCATGCGACACGCATCATTCGTGTCGCTTCCCGATGGAAAATCGCTGAGCGGCGCAAAGACGGTCAACCGATACCCTTTGAAATCCGGCAGTACTTCCGTGACGAACGGTACAACGCGCGCGCGCCCCATTCTCGCAAGTCGCGAAACAGAAGTCAGAGTGCACGCAGGGACGCCGAAAAAAGGCACAAAAAACAGAGTTTTCGATGCCATGGTCCATGTCCGCAGCAAGCATGACCGGTTTGCCCTCGTGAAGGACTCTCACGATCTTTCTGGCGCTTGTCGAACGTTCGATCATCTCAGCGCCGAATCGGCCGCGCTGCCGTTTGGCGAGGTCGCAAAGACGCGTGTTCGACATGTGCGTGTACAAGGAAGCGGCCGGCATTTTCAGCGAGTAGAGTATGCACCCGATCTCGACTCCTACGAAATGAAACCCCATAAAAATGGTAGGCGGAGCATTCCTGTCTTCGAGATCAATGGCGCTTTCGATCTGGACGAGATTTCTTATCCTTTGCGCGCTACCGAACCATTGAACGCCTCGTTCGAGATAGCTGCGGATGACATGCCGGAAGTGTTCCCTCGCAAGCTCATCGTACTCACGTACCGACTTTTCCGGAAAGCAGAGGCGCAGGTTGACAAGGACGATATGTTTGCGGCGGCTGGGAAGCGTATACAGGGCCGCGCCGAGCGCGCTGCCAAGCCTCGCAACCAATGGGTACGGCAGTATTGAGAGCGCGCGAAGTAAACCTACGACGAGCAAATGACCGAGTTGATCCAAGACCGGCTCCTGTGTGGCGGTCGGCTGTGCCACGTGGAGAACTTCTGCCAACACCCACTTTGCGACGACTTCGTATTCTTGCCGTACTCGGCAAACTTGACTTCGTTTTCGAAATGGACAACGACCGATCAATACTGCCACTTTTACCGTAAATGGAACAGGTTACTTAACAAGGCGACGAACGTCAACGCACGGGAAGAGTGAGACTTATCAACACGTGACGCAAGCACCGGTTAGCGGACCCGCGGCGCGGACGACCGTTCGCCCCTCAAAGCCGCCAGTAGGCTGGGGCGACGCCGACGGCCGGAGCGGGTCGCGTGCTGCCGTCCGCGGAGCATCCGAGGATCACGCCGAGTATGTGAATCGCATGAGGCAGTGACCGGCCACCTACGGACGCTGGGCCATACTTTGTCATGGACGTTCGAGCGTCCGCTCCGCCCAGACGACGGACCTTTGTGCACCGATCACGTCTATCGCGTTGGAGGAAGTGTGGCTCCGAGCGCGTGACGCCCTCGGGCTAGTTTTGCTTAAAGGCAGTTGTAAAGAATTGCACGAGGTCGCCACGCGCCTGCTTGCGCGCCTCGGGATCGGGCTGCACTTGAATTACCCCGCCTTTTCGCCGATTCGCACCCGGGTCGTTGAATTCGCGACGACCGTCAAACACATCGAATTCGTGCGTCGCGCCCGGGAAGGCTCGCAGTGAGACGTGTGCGGCATCGGCCGGCGCGAGATTATGCAAGAGCGCCTGGCAAGCGGCTGCGCCACCATCGTAGTCGTCCGCCGTGCCGACGAAGATCCGGATCGGCGCGTCAACGAGGTCGCCGAAGTCGGCGCCCGGCACATGGTTATAAAGCCAGCATACGGGGTAGAACGCCACTGCTGCTTTCAGGTGTATATCCTTGCCGAGAAGTGCATCGCTGTGGCGGTGCGTCATCATGAGCAGCGACTCGATGCCGCCCATCGAACTGCCCATGATGCCGATGCGCGAGGCATCGATTGCCGGTCGTCCTTCAAGCAGGCGATACGCACCGACGATGTCGGGCAGATTGTCGCCAAGCGCCTTGGGACGACTGGACGCCCCTCCCGGAAGACCCCGGCCGCCCCATTGATCGATTTCGAGCGTGGCGATACCGGCGCGATTGAGCGCGGCGGCGTAGTAGACGCCACGGTAACTGAGACCGGAGGTGCCGTGCATGAGGATCACAGCAGGAAGCTTGCCGGACACGTTGGCTGGCACCTGCAGTCGCGCGCCGATCATGATCGGCTTGCCGTTCCAGTCGACCGGGTAGGCCAGATAGTTGATTCGCAGCGGCGGCGTATCTTCCCAGGCGTGCCCGGTTGAAAGATGACCGAGCAGGACAATCGCTGCAAACAGCGTGCGCAAAAGCGTTCTCATGTCGGCCCTCCAGGGATGTTTCGCCCGTGTTGGTTCACGACCGCCCCCTCCTCATAATAGAACGTCCGATAGGGCTGGAGTTCGATTAAGGCAGGAACCGTGGACGGACGCGTGACGCCGGCAGTGAAGGTCGCTCGGGATGAACAGTGTTCGTGTCCAGCGAACGGCATGTAGGCAAGCAGACCGGCGGGCGGTCGACGGCGCGGGGATGACAGTTGTGTGATCGAAAGCTGCCGCTCATCTGACGCGGGATCCAACGGCAAAAGTGGGGCGTTTGCGGAAGTTCGCCATGAGTCGTCCGAACCGGGACCGTTCGGCACGCCGTCGGTGCGGCCAACGAAGCACTGGCTCACATCAAGGGCGGCGTCGCTTGAGCAACGTCGGCGGCTGCACCTGAACCAACCAAGGCGCTTCGGCGCCTTTTCTTTTGCGCGCCCTACCCTACTCATGCCGAAACACGGCGGCGATGGCGAATCACGCGTCGAGCCGCACCACCCAGCTGTACGACCGGCGGCACGACGAGATTAGCCTGGACGGGGTAGAGAGGATCCGTCAGTAAGACGTCTGTTGCAAAATAGCGGTTATCGTTCGCCACCCTCCACGCGCGTGGCGCTCGGGCCGTTTTTTTCTGCAAAGAAAAGCCATGGCGCGCCTGTTTCGTATTGAGACACGCTCAGACACCACCACTCAAAGGGTTCGCGGCACCCAGATCCGTACGAAACCGGGTCGTTTTCGTACGGATGTAGCGCACAAAACTAAAAATTAGGGGATTATTGAAAAGTGTTGCACCTGGTGCTACATTATTGGCTCTCCCCATACCCCTATAGCACATGCAGGCTCCGGCTCTCAGCGCGTCTTCAAAACCCAATGGTTTGCCAAGGCGGCCAAAGCGGCTGCAATCACCGACGAGGAGCTTTGCGAGGCGGCTGAGGAGCTGATGAATGGTCAGGGCGACAATCTGGGCGGGAACGTCTGGAAGAAGCGCCTCGACAAAAACAGGCACCGAGGCATCGTGGCGAACAAGGTGGGGAAGTGTTGGATTTTCGTGTTCATTTTTGCAAAAAAGGACCCGCGAAAACATTGAGAAAGACGAGCTGAAGGCGTTCAAGAAGCTCGCCAAGGTTTACGGGAATTTGAAGCCGACCGAGATTGATCGACTGGCGGAAGACGGGGAACTACTGGAGATTTGCCATGGCTGCTAAACGATTCAAGAGTGACGCCTTCGAAGCGATCCATAGCGCTGCGTCCGGTCTTCACCGTTCGAAACTGATCGACAAGACGACGATGCGTGAATATGACGAACTCTGCCTCGAGGAGCCCCCGCACTTTGAGGCCAAGGACGTCGTGCTCATTCGCAAAGCAGCCAAGGTCAGCCAGCCGGTCTTCGCGCTCTATCTGAACACGAGCACGTCAACGGTTCAGAAGTGGGAGACCGGTCAGAAGCAGCCCAGCGGCATGGCTGCCAGGCTCCTGCAGGTGATCAAAAAGCACGGCCTGGAGGTGCTTGCCTGATCGCGCAGCGCGCTATTCAGAGCCGCAAACATCTAGAGGGCGCTTCGGCGCCCTTTGTCATTTCTGGACAGCAGTAAAGGATCGAGGCGCGGCCGACTATGGGGTTTGAGGTGCAGGGGAACAGTTACGCAAAAAAACGGTAACCGTTCCTATGGGGAGTCCAGCGTTATGGAAAGCAGGAATTGGTTGCGGCCGAAGCGGCCTACCTCGCCGGCCGCAACCACTATCCATAATAAGACGCCTCGCAACGACACGATCAGCTTGTTGGGAGCGGAGAACCGCCCGCGCTTGAGTGACAGTGGCGGCACAGCTTCAATTGCCTCGATCCGTTCTCCTTCGGGGTACGCCCTGCAGGACGGCAGCATTATGTGAATAAAATCAGAGCGTTTCGTTGCAGGGATTGGCCTTGGGACAGGCCAGCGCCGGCGCACCAAATCAGCATACTTTCCATAACGCTGGACTTCCCATAGGAACGGAAAACCGGGCTAAGCACTTGTCATGAATCACTGCATGCTGGATCACGCAGCCAAGATGAGTACACGTCAATTGGCTAGACGGAAACCATGCGGTCAATAACGTCGAGATCCGATGTTAATTGGCCAGGGCTTATTTGGCTATGTATCTTGGCTGCCGGGTTCAGCAGGAAAGCATCGTCGCAAACCGGCCATGAAGCGACGTTCATCTAGACCGTCACATGGACATTCGTGCGACTGCTCCGCTTTCTGAGCGGCCGTTCGATCACAACGACGCGTGTCGCGTCGATGAACCTAGCTTGGATAAAATCCACTCGCTCGGGCGGCGCCACCACCGACACGCTCCCAGCGCCGCACCGCAATGCGTGGTTCATAGATGTTTGAGCACACCGCTCGCCAGCTTTGTCACCAGCGGCGTGGAATTCGATGAAAACGGACGGTTTGAAATTCAGTGAGTTTCACACCGTAGGTTTTTGACGACTTTCAGATCGCCAATGACACCAGCTTGCGCAGTTCGTCGAACTGCGTAACGAGTTCGAGGCACAGAATGAAGGCCAGCATCGCTGAAAGCCCCGGGCAGCGTTCGATCCATCGCAGCGCCGGAGTCGCGTAGCGCACGCGGATCGCATCTCGCGTCACGACATAGGCAATTCCGATTCCCACGGCGGCGCCCACCAGCAAATCGGTTGGGTAGTGAAAGCCCAGATAGGCGCGCGGAACGCAAATGAACAGCACGGTATAGGCAATCGCCAGCCCACCGATGCCCCGCCACACGAGGAAGATGCCGGTGGCGACCGCCATCCATAGCATCGCGTGATCGCTTGGGAAGGAACTCCAACTTGTCAGCAGTGCGTCCTTGATAGCGCTACCTGCAAAGTGCAGATGCAGTTCAGCGCTATAGATGGGGCGCACTCTGAACGGCAACCAGTGAGTCAGCAGTCTTCCGACGAAGATCGCCACGACGCCACTGAGAAGCGTCGCGAGAACCATTTCTCGCCGCCATTCGCGGCGTTCGTCCTGCTGAAACCACATCCACCACAGCACGGGAATGAGTACGAGGCCTTTGAAGGTGTAAAGGTCGGCGATGGCTTCTATGGATTGGGTCGCGAAATGACCGAAGTGTATGTTGGACAGATATGTTTCGATAGACGAATCGAAGTTGTTCATTATTTTGTAAGAAACTTAGTAGTCGCATCGAGGGTTAGCATAGTCCGTTGGATGCGCATCGGAAATGCCGACCCGCTGTCCTTCGTGACCCAATCGAGCTTCGGCCGAGAATCCGCCAACGACCTCATCCCGCGAATGTCCGCTGCACTCCGAGACGCGCCGCACAGTTCGCAGGATGATGACTGTCTGCACCGGGTCGAACATCGCCCGTCGACGGCGGTAGTGTGAAGCTGAGACTGCGGCAGTCTCGCTGCCGCACGCGATGCCGGCTAACATGATGCCTGGCATTGGGACTCGATGCATATCCGGACTGGATCATCCGATCGACATTGGGGCGGGGCCGTGACCATCCGCAAGCTGAGGATGCGCGCACTCGCGTTCTGCGTAGCGGGCGCGTTACTGGGCAGCGGGGCCGCATTGGCAGACGAGGTCAAGGTGATGATTTCGGGCTGGTTTGCGTCGGCCTATCGCGAACTGGGCCCGCAATTCGAGGAGGCGACCGGCCGTAAGCTAATCACCGTCTGGGGGCCCGCGGTGGGTACGGCTACGAATGCGATCCCTGTGCGGCTTGCGCGTGGCGAGTGGGCCGACGTGCTGATCGTGGTTGGGTATGCGCTCGACGAACAGATCAATGCCGGCAAGGTCTTGCCTGACAGTAAGGTGGACTTCGCACGCTCGGCAATCGGCATGGTGGTTCGCGAGGGGACGCCGAAGCCCGATATCAGCTCGGCCGACGCATTGCGGCGAGCGCTGCTCGCAGCGAAGTCGATCGTCTATCCGGACAGCCCGAGTGACGTCTATGTCGGCAGCGAACTGTTTCGGCGTCTTGGCATCGCGGGGCCGATGGAGAGCAAGATCCGCATGATTCCGGACGCGCAGGTCGCCGATGCCGTCGCGAATGGAGAAGCTGAGATCGGAATTCAGCAGGTCGTCGAACTGTTGCCGGTGAAGGGGGTGACGGTGGTCGGCAGTTTGCCCGCAGAAGTGCAGAGGTACACGGTGTTCTCCGGGGGCGTCGCCACCAATGCGAAAAATCCGGCCGGCGCAGAGGCGCTGATCCATTTTCTGTCGTCGCCGGACGCGGCGCCCGCGATTTCGAGGACCGGGCTCGAACCGCTTTCGGCGACGCCTGCGAAATGAGCGAAAACGCGTGTCCTATGCGCCGTTCGACCTGAGTGGCCGGCGACTTTCCGGGAACGGCCAATCAGCGACATTCGAAACGCCGCTTCCGGACGACCTGTCCCGCGTTCGCTGGCAGGTACCTGCCCAGCTGTAACCAGTATCACCGAATGCGGGACAGGCTGCCTATATCGCAAGATTGTCGGTCACGAACCGCGTCTCATCCGTGCTCGCGCCGGACAGCCAATTCACGTCAAGCCACCTTCTAAAGCCCGACGCCATACAAGGGTTGCAGGTTCCTACTTGCCGCCGATGCCGACCTTGCCGCGCCCGACCTTTCGATGCGGCGCACAGGGGCGCAGCCTCTTCCTGGAGCTAGCCGTCAACGTGACGTGCTCCGTAGGGTAGCGGGTCGTCCTGTGCAGCGCGGCCTGATAGGCGGAATGGCCCGGATCGATGCGCTTGATAGCTGACATGACTGACACCTCCTCAGAGGATTCTAGTCCGAAACGGCACGGCGGTTATGCCGCCTTCCTGAACATGCTGTAGTCGAAGTCCGCGACCCGGCGCTCGGCAAACCCGGGCGTGCGCTTGACGATTGCCATGCGCTCGTTCCGGTGGGTGCCCATAGGTAACTATTCGAGCGCGCGGCGCACACGCGCGGGATTCTAGCCTTCAATCCAATCGGGACTCGTGCGCCCCCCTTCCGGGGCTCAGGATTACCCACAACTTTCCAGAAAGAGCGCTTGTAAACGGGCTCAGACGATGTTAACTTGCGAGCAAGTCCCGTAAAACCACACGCCATTGCCTTCTGTAGACGACGCCCATAACCATGACTGGGCCGACACCGAATTCGGTGCGGCCAATCTGGGCGATGCTCGTTTGACGAGTCGGCTGGTCGCGCTGGCAAGGCGGCTTGCGACCAGTCCCGACTGCTCCTTTCCGCGCTCGCTTGATGCCGCCGAGCTCAAGGCTGCCTATCGTTTCTTCGACAACGAACAGGTCGATACCGACGGTGTTCTTGCCCCGCACGTCGAGCAAACGCTGCAGCGCATGACACAGGTCCCGGTCGTGCTGGCAGTGCAGGACACGACCGAATTCAATCTGACGCACCTCGAGGCCACTGAAGGACTGGGCTACGGCACCGGCAACACATCGCGTGGCTTCATGCTGCACAGCTTGCTGGCCGTGACGCCGGAGGGCTTGCCGCTCGGCGTGCTGGGCATGAAGACCTGGGCACGCCCGGACGCGAACCTGGGCAAGAAGAAGCAGCGCAAGCAGCGCCCGATCGAAGACAAGGAGAGTGCCAAATGGCTCGAAGGAGTCGAGCATCTGGCCGCGCTCAAGGCGCGCTGCCCCGATACCCGGATAGTGGCAACAGGGGACCGGGAAAGCGACGTCTACGAGGTGTTTGTGGCCGAGCGGCCGGCGGGCGTCGACTGGCTCGTGCGTGCGGCATGGGATCGCCGCACCGCCCACCCGGAGCGGTATCTGTGGGACACCGTGACCGCGACAGCGCCCATGGGCGAGACCGAACTGCAGGTGCCGGCGCAGCGCAACGCGGCGAAGCGCACTGCACGTCTGACGGTGCGGTGCACGCCAGTTCAGCTGCGCGCGCCGAAGCGACCTTCGCCCGGGCTCGCCGGAGTCGAAGTGTTTGCCATTCACGCACTCGAAACCGACCCGCCGGCAGGCGTTGAGCCACTCGAATGGATGCTGCTGAGTTCCGTGCCGACCATCACGCTGGAGGACGCGCTCGAGCGACTTGGCTGGTATGCGCGGCGGTGGACGATCGAGTCGTGGCACCGTGTGCTCAAGAGCGGATGCAGCATTGAAAAGCGTCAGTTCGGCAATCTGGACCGGTTCGTCCGGTCAACCGCGTTATTTGCCGTGATCGCCTGGCGCATCATGTACGCGACGTTGCTGGGCCGCGTCGATCCCCATCTGTCCTGCGCGGTGCTTCTGCAGCCCGACGAGTGGCGTGCGCTCTATAGCCGCGCTAACCGCACCTCCAAACCGCCGCCTCAAACACCCTCGCTCGGCGAAGTGGTGTTGTGGATTGCAAAACTCGGCGGCTATCTGAACCGCAAGCACGACCACCCACCCGGCCCCACCGTGATGTGGCGTGGCTTCCTGGTCCTGCATGAAATCACCGAGATGTATCGCATCTTCAGGCAGGACGAAT
Protein-coding regions in this window:
- a CDS encoding periplasmic heavy metal sensor codes for the protein MPVEKTVRGWVALALAAVLAGASTLAFAAPADNDNAGRVDCGPWEYGMGLGMMGGYGYDGGGSGMMSGYGGGPGMMGGYGYGPADRAGGLGLSDDQRVKVNHIQDETRKTHWALMGNIMDQQARLRDLYQAPKRDTAAIDDAYKALGALRQQMINSSVDAHNRIKAVLTSKQLDKLRACQREEDQLHW
- a CDS encoding type II toxin-antitoxin system prevent-host-death family antitoxin, whose protein sequence is MESILADQSVSISELKANPSAVIEQAEGQPVALLNHNKPVAYIVPAARWEKLLDLLDDIQLARIIKERENEPSVKVDIDAL
- a CDS encoding type II toxin-antitoxin system RelE/ParE family toxin; the encoded protein is MPYDLLFKESAAKEWKKLDGDTKQQFAKKLKERLENPRVQHDALHGMKDCYKIKLRTKGYRLVYKVEDEIVTVRVIAVGRRDGGEVYDEAEKRQ
- a CDS encoding dienelactone hydrolase family protein, which translates into the protein MRTLLRTLFAAIVLLGHLSTGHAWEDTPPLRINYLAYPVDWNGKPIMIGARLQVPANVSGKLPAVILMHGTSGLSYRGVYYAAALNRAGIATLEIDQWGGRGLPGGASSRPKALGDNLPDIVGAYRLLEGRPAIDASRIGIMGSSMGGIESLLMMTHRHSDALLGKDIHLKAAVAFYPVCWLYNHVPGADFGDLVDAPIRIFVGTADDYDGGAAACQALLHNLAPADAAHVSLRAFPGATHEFDVFDGRREFNDPGANRRKGGVIQVQPDPEARKQARGDLVQFFTTAFKQN
- a CDS encoding DNA-binding transcriptional regulator, whose amino-acid sequence is MAAKRFKSDAFEAIHSAASGLHRSKLIDKTTMREYDELCLEEPPHFEAKDVVLIRKAAKVSQPVFALYLNTSTSTVQKWETGQKQPSGMAARLLQVIKKHGLEVLA
- a CDS encoding phosphatase PAP2 family protein; this translates as MNNFDSSIETYLSNIHFGHFATQSIEAIADLYTFKGLVLIPVLWWMWFQQDERREWRREMVLATLLSGVVAIFVGRLLTHWLPFRVRPIYSAELHLHFAGSAIKDALLTSWSSFPSDHAMLWMAVATGIFLVWRGIGGLAIAYTVLFICVPRAYLGFHYPTDLLVGAAVGIGIAYVVTRDAIRVRYATPALRWIERCPGLSAMLAFILCLELVTQFDELRKLVSLAI
- a CDS encoding substrate-binding domain-containing protein, translated to MTIRKLRMRALAFCVAGALLGSGAALADEVKVMISGWFASAYRELGPQFEEATGRKLITVWGPAVGTATNAIPVRLARGEWADVLIVVGYALDEQINAGKVLPDSKVDFARSAIGMVVREGTPKPDISSADALRRALLAAKSIVYPDSPSDVYVGSELFRRLGIAGPMESKIRMIPDAQVADAVANGEAEIGIQQVVELLPVKGVTVVGSLPAEVQRYTVFSGGVATNAKNPAGAEALIHFLSSPDAAPAISRTGLEPLSATPAK
- a CDS encoding IS4 family transposase, coding for MPSVDDAHNHDWADTEFGAANLGDARLTSRLVALARRLATSPDCSFPRSLDAAELKAAYRFFDNEQVDTDGVLAPHVEQTLQRMTQVPVVLAVQDTTEFNLTHLEATEGLGYGTGNTSRGFMLHSLLAVTPEGLPLGVLGMKTWARPDANLGKKKQRKQRPIEDKESAKWLEGVEHLAALKARCPDTRIVATGDRESDVYEVFVAERPAGVDWLVRAAWDRRTAHPERYLWDTVTATAPMGETELQVPAQRNAAKRTARLTVRCTPVQLRAPKRPSPGLAGVEVFAIHALETDPPAGVEPLEWMLLSSVPTITLEDALERLGWYARRWTIESWHRVLKSGCSIEKRQFGNLDRFVRSTALFAVIAWRIMYATLLGRVDPHLSCAVLLQPDEWRALYSRANRTSKPPPQTPSLGEVVLWIAKLGGYLNRKHDHPPGPTVMWRGFLVLHEITEMYRIFRQDE